A stretch of Lactuca sativa cultivar Salinas chromosome 6, Lsat_Salinas_v11, whole genome shotgun sequence DNA encodes these proteins:
- the LOC111908806 gene encoding uncharacterized protein LOC111908806, translating to MLKNQQESILNIEKQLGQLAHQVNERRPGQLPSKTENNPRMGNVNAVTSSYGKIFTPAQKISKSYNPPLQFPIRAIPTEKVRAYKAFMEHVKTLQVNIPFVKMMVQTPKYFNLLRGLFAARKDLAEVAEIVLSEIPEKKGDPGSIIIPCQFGYVLATQALTDSGGSIKLMPFSFFKKLNLPEPRPVNMKIHLADKTIIRPRGVCEDLLIKVDKFIFPLDFLVLDMDEDPEIPIILGRSFLSTACALIDVCESTLTLRVGDESAMFKALPEIKQEERRKEEVSFINLDDEILQKELELLQEEDPS from the exons ATGCTAAAGAATCAGCAAGAAtctattctcaacattgagaaacagctaggACAACTTGCACATCAAGTAAACGAGAGAAGACCAGGTCAACTTCCAAGTAAAACCGAGAATAATCCAAGAATGGGGAATGTGAATGCTGTGACCTCCAGCTATGGAAAAATTTTCACCCCTGCACAGAAGATCTCCAAG TCGTACAACCCTCCTCTGCAATTCCCAATCAGAGCCATACCTACTGAAAAGGTTAGAGCATATAAAGCTTTCATGGAACATGTCAAGACCCTTCAAGTTAACATTCCATTTGTGAAAATGATGGTTCAAACACCCAAGTATTTTAACTTGCTAAGGGGTCTCTTTGCTGCTAGAAAAGATTTagctgaagtcgcggagatagTATTGAGTGAGATACCAGAAAAGAAGGGCGATCCGGGAAGCATCATAATTCCTTGTCAATTTGGATATGTACTTGCTACTCAAGCGTTGACCGATTCGGGTGGAAGTATTAAGTTAATGCCTTTTTCTTTCTTCAAGAAGCTGAATTTACCGGAGCCAAGGCCTgtgaatatgaagatccatttagCGGATAAGACGATTATTCGTCCAAGAggtgtttgtgaagatctcctcATTAAGGTGGATAAATTTATATTCCCCCTGGACTTTTTAGTACTTGATATGGATgaagaccccgaaattccaattattttagGGAGATCATTTTTGAGTACCGCATGCGCATTGATAGATGTATGTGAGTCCACACTAACATTGAGGGTAGGAGATGAATCAGCAATGTTTAAAGCTCTACCAGAGATTaagcaagaagaaagaagaaaagaagaagtctCATTCATTAATTTGGATGACGAAATACTACAAAAAGAACTTGAACTCttgcaagaagaagatccaagttaG